The Pontibacter pudoricolor genome contains a region encoding:
- a CDS encoding RluA family pseudouridine synthase, with protein MALDVLFEDNHVLVVNKPAGLLVHGDETGDITLADLAKEYIKEKYNKLGNVFIGVVHRLDRPVSGVVLMAKTSKALARLNELFRSKKTRKIYWAIVLNKPQQESGTLVHWLVKDSSKNVTKAFAKENAAGQRSELNYKLLGAQQGRYLLEVNPITGRPHQIRVQLASMRCPIVGDLKYGAAQPLPDKSIALHARQLQFEHPTLKTTITVSAPLPAAAVWKAFS; from the coding sequence ATGGCTTTAGACGTACTTTTTGAGGATAACCATGTGCTGGTAGTAAATAAGCCTGCTGGCTTGCTGGTGCATGGCGACGAAACAGGCGACATTACACTGGCTGACCTGGCAAAAGAGTACATTAAAGAGAAGTATAACAAACTCGGCAATGTATTTATAGGTGTGGTTCACCGCCTCGACAGGCCGGTAAGTGGTGTGGTGCTGATGGCCAAAACATCGAAAGCACTGGCCCGACTGAACGAGCTTTTCAGGAGCAAGAAAACCCGCAAAATTTACTGGGCTATCGTTTTAAACAAGCCTCAACAGGAAAGCGGCACATTGGTACACTGGCTTGTGAAAGACTCCTCTAAAAACGTAACAAAGGCTTTTGCAAAAGAGAATGCGGCAGGCCAGCGCTCAGAGCTAAACTATAAACTACTGGGTGCACAACAAGGCAGATACCTTTTAGAAGTGAACCCCATAACCGGACGTCCGCACCAGATACGCGTACAGCTTGCCTCTATGCGCTGCCCTATAGTTGGCGACCTCAAGTACGGTGCCGCCCAGCCATTGCCTGATAAAAGTATTGCACTACACGCCCGGCAACTGCAATTCGAGCATCCAACCCTTAAAACAACTATAACCGTAAGCGCCCCCTTACCTGCCGCCGCAGTCTGGAAAGCCTTTAGTTAA
- a CDS encoding acyl-CoA desaturase has translation MAILIFFLVHWYLSLFVQTFFLHRYAAHKMFTMNPFWEKAFYLLTYIAQGSSFLSPRAYAILHRMHHAFSDTERDPHSPHFSNNAFTMMWKTKNIYNDVLNNRVEAERRFEGNYPVWNAIEKLGDSYFSRIGWGVLYVLFYIQFAEYWWMYLLLPIHFLMGPVHGAIVNWSGHKYGYQNFDNNDKSRNSLFFDFLTGGELFQNNHHKLPNRVNFGVKWWEVDPTWPVIWTLNKLSIIKLKPAKVKVKA, from the coding sequence ATGGCTATCCTGATTTTCTTTTTAGTACACTGGTACTTATCCCTATTTGTACAGACGTTTTTCCTGCACCGCTATGCAGCGCATAAAATGTTTACCATGAATCCGTTCTGGGAAAAAGCATTTTACCTGCTGACCTATATTGCACAGGGTTCTTCGTTCCTGTCGCCGCGTGCCTATGCTATTTTGCACCGCATGCACCACGCATTTTCTGATACTGAGCGCGACCCACACTCTCCGCACTTCTCAAACAATGCCTTTACAATGATGTGGAAGACTAAAAATATCTACAACGATGTACTGAACAACCGCGTGGAGGCAGAGCGCCGTTTCGAGGGCAATTATCCTGTCTGGAATGCGATCGAAAAGCTTGGTGATTCTTACTTCTCCCGAATTGGCTGGGGTGTGCTTTATGTATTGTTCTACATTCAGTTTGCTGAGTACTGGTGGATGTACCTGTTACTTCCAATCCACTTTTTGATGGGTCCGGTGCATGGTGCTATCGTAAACTGGAGCGGCCACAAATACGGTTACCAGAACTTCGATAACAACGACAAGTCACGTAACTCGCTTTTCTTCGACTTCTTAACAGGTGGCGAGCTGTTCCAGAACAATCACCACAAATTACCAAACCGCGTTAACTTCGGCGTAAAATGGTGGGAAGTAGACCCAACCTGGCCTGTTATCTGGACATTAAATAAACTGAGCATTATAAAACTGAAACCTGCTAAGGTAAAAGTAAAAGCATAA
- a CDS encoding 30S ribosomal protein S16 yields the protein MAVKIRLARRGRKKAAIYDIVVADARAPRDGKFIEKLGTYNPNTNPASIDFSDEKAFQWLMNGAQPTDTVKAMLSYRGILFKKHLQIGVNKGAITQETADARFEEWKNAKDAKIAGKVESLGSAKEAAKKAALEAETKKKEARAEAIRQREAAALAANTPAAEEEATEAPEAAAEGEATTEEQA from the coding sequence ATGGCTGTTAAAATCAGACTGGCCCGCAGAGGCCGCAAAAAAGCCGCTATCTACGATATCGTAGTAGCAGACGCTCGTGCACCACGTGATGGTAAATTCATCGAGAAACTGGGTACTTACAACCCTAACACTAACCCTGCGTCTATCGACTTCTCTGACGAGAAGGCATTCCAGTGGTTGATGAACGGAGCGCAACCAACTGACACTGTAAAAGCAATGCTTTCTTACAGAGGTATCCTTTTCAAAAAACACCTTCAGATTGGTGTAAACAAAGGTGCTATCACTCAGGAAACTGCTGATGCTCGTTTCGAAGAGTGGAAGAACGCAAAAGATGCTAAGATTGCAGGTAAAGTAGAAAGCCTGGGTTCTGCTAAAGAAGCTGCTAAGAAAGCTGCTCTGGAGGCTGAGACCAAGAAGAAGGAAGCTCGTGCAGAAGCAATCCGTCAGCGTGAAGCTGCTGCGCTTGCTGCAAACACACCTGCTGCTGAAGAAGAAGCAACTGAGGCGCCGGAAGCGGCTGCTGAAGGCGAAGCTACTACTGAAGAGCAAGCATAA
- the rimM gene encoding ribosome maturation factor RimM (Essential for efficient processing of 16S rRNA) — translation MNIDACFQLGYIVKTHGIKGQVVAFFDVDFPEDYEDLESVFLEQQGRLVPFFIDAMEPQQKGRFIIRFEDIKTIEQAEKLRNTALYLPLDELPELEEGQFYFHDVIGYKVVDAQYGELGTVKDFYDMPQQQLMAMDYMDQEMLIPVMDETMLRADHESKILHVSLPEGLLEVYTQPSRPEDADDADEDTEEEK, via the coding sequence ATGAACATTGATGCTTGTTTTCAACTCGGATACATCGTTAAGACGCATGGCATAAAGGGGCAGGTTGTCGCGTTTTTTGACGTAGACTTCCCCGAAGATTACGAAGATCTGGAATCAGTTTTCCTTGAACAACAGGGAAGACTGGTTCCATTTTTTATTGATGCCATGGAGCCCCAGCAAAAAGGCCGCTTCATTATCAGGTTTGAAGATATAAAAACCATAGAACAGGCTGAAAAGCTTCGGAATACGGCTTTATACTTACCACTTGATGAGCTGCCTGAACTGGAAGAAGGCCAGTTTTATTTCCATGACGTGATCGGTTACAAAGTAGTAGATGCACAGTACGGAGAACTTGGCACTGTAAAAGACTTTTATGACATGCCGCAGCAGCAGCTCATGGCCATGGACTACATGGACCAGGAAATGCTGATACCGGTAATGGACGAAACCATGCTACGAGCCGACCACGAAAGCAAAATACTACACGTAAGCCTGCCGGAAGGATTACTCGAAGTTTATACCCAACCCAGCCGACCGGAAGATGCAGATGATGCAGACGAGGACACGGAAGAGGAAAAATAA
- the trmD gene encoding tRNA (guanosine(37)-N1)-methyltransferase TrmD yields the protein MRIDIISCQPNLLESPFSHSILKRAQQKGLVEIHVHDLRKYAINKYGQIDDYAFGGGAGMVMMIEPIDKCISELQADRTYDAIIYMTPDGQTLNQNTVNQFSLLQNILILCGHYKGVDERVRQRFVTHEISIGDYVLSGGELGAAVLADAIIRIIPGVLNDESSALTDSFQDGLLAPPVFTRPADYKGMKVPDILLSGDGPKIEQWRFEQAIKRTRQRRPDLLGE from the coding sequence ATGCGTATTGATATTATCAGCTGCCAGCCAAACCTGCTGGAAAGCCCCTTTAGCCATTCTATTCTTAAACGCGCGCAGCAAAAAGGCCTTGTAGAAATACACGTGCACGACCTGCGCAAGTACGCCATAAACAAATATGGCCAGATAGATGACTATGCTTTTGGAGGCGGTGCCGGCATGGTGATGATGATTGAACCGATCGATAAGTGCATTTCAGAGTTACAGGCTGACCGCACCTATGACGCCATTATTTACATGACGCCGGACGGGCAGACCTTGAACCAGAATACAGTTAACCAGTTTTCGCTGCTGCAAAATATACTTATTCTCTGCGGACACTATAAAGGTGTAGATGAGCGCGTGCGTCAGCGGTTTGTAACACACGAGATCAGCATTGGCGATTATGTATTGTCGGGTGGAGAGTTAGGTGCAGCGGTACTGGCTGATGCCATTATCCGTATTATACCGGGTGTGCTGAACGATGAATCTTCAGCCTTGACAGACTCTTTCCAGGATGGATTGCTGGCCCCACCGGTTTTTACCAGGCCCGCAGACTACAAAGGCATGAAAGTACCCGACATCCTTTTATCAGGAGATGGGCCTAAAATTGAACAGTGGCGCTTTGAACAAGCCATTAAACGCACCAGGCAACGCAGACCAGACCTACTGGGCGAATAG
- the rplS gene encoding 50S ribosomal protein L19 codes for MSELIKFIEQEYTDKRASFPVFQAGDTINIHVKIREGNKERVQQFQGVVIQRKNVNTNGETFTVRKISNQIGLERIFPLLSPSIEKIELVRKGRVRRARLYYLRGLSGKAARIKERR; via the coding sequence ATGAGCGAATTAATTAAATTTATCGAGCAGGAATACACTGACAAACGCGCTTCTTTCCCTGTTTTCCAGGCAGGTGATACTATCAATATCCACGTTAAAATCCGTGAGGGTAACAAAGAGCGTGTGCAGCAATTCCAGGGCGTTGTTATTCAGCGCAAGAACGTTAACACAAACGGCGAAACTTTTACTGTTAGAAAAATCTCTAACCAGATTGGTCTAGAGCGTATCTTCCCACTTCTTTCTCCATCTATCGAGAAAATCGAGCTTGTTAGAAAAGGTAGAGTAAGAAGAGCAAGACTATACTATCTGAGAGGCTTGTCAGGTAAGGCTGCAAGAATCAAGGAAAGAAGATAA
- a CDS encoding inorganic diphosphatase, with the protein MTRIASASLLLVFTLLLYSCQTDYASLPTYTGARQLQAVIETPAGSSHAVKYDLKTKTFINEKLAGQDKILQFLPYPGNYGFIPSTEVGANSRGLSTLVLAERIESGTVTEVIPIATLMLEKSSGDLYPVIITVPARPSERTIKATNFKSLSIEYPAVKQILQQWFVHYTHPNSIKFVGWKDEHFAEKEIQRWMKL; encoded by the coding sequence ATGACCCGTATTGCTTCTGCTTCCCTCCTGCTTGTATTTACCCTGCTGTTGTATAGTTGCCAGACGGATTACGCTTCTTTACCAACGTACACCGGGGCGAGGCAATTACAGGCTGTAATAGAAACACCTGCCGGCTCCAGCCATGCTGTTAAGTATGATCTTAAAACAAAGACATTTATAAACGAGAAGCTGGCCGGCCAGGATAAAATTCTCCAGTTCCTGCCTTACCCCGGCAACTATGGCTTTATTCCTTCCACAGAGGTTGGCGCTAACAGTCGGGGACTTAGCACTTTGGTACTAGCCGAGCGAATTGAAAGTGGAACTGTAACAGAAGTAATACCGATTGCTACCCTTATGCTGGAGAAATCTTCCGGAGACCTTTATCCTGTAATTATAACAGTGCCTGCCCGCCCAAGTGAGCGAACTATAAAGGCAACCAACTTCAAAAGCCTGAGCATAGAATACCCTGCTGTAAAGCAAATACTGCAGCAGTGGTTTGTGCATTACACACACCCGAATAGTATTAAGTTTGTAGGCTGGAAAGATGAACACTTCGCAGAAAAAGAGATACAGCGCTGGATGAAGTTGTAG
- a CDS encoding DNA repair ATPase, giving the protein MRLKALLLGLLCMVAGLSYAQSGRVEEKEQTVNGVNRRGQQLTVQLDPALVEKLWKSQLTEKSGKTKIKYSKGVYTLDGVVLDTISSSPMRIISTVGSDPEGSYVWWSLDMGVAYVDKSATPKEYAAAEGFMQAFARKAYKEDIFRQINQAEDVLKATKLEQERVVKQANDIQTSIAKNQQRKKELEAELVKNAEDLKKLEQEVQNNIKKQEASKQQVQEMEKAVETVRAKLLQVK; this is encoded by the coding sequence ATGAGACTGAAAGCTTTACTACTGGGGCTACTATGTATGGTAGCTGGTTTGAGTTATGCCCAATCCGGGCGGGTAGAGGAGAAAGAGCAAACCGTGAACGGTGTAAACAGGAGAGGGCAGCAGCTAACTGTGCAGCTTGATCCAGCCCTGGTTGAAAAGCTCTGGAAAAGCCAGCTGACTGAGAAGTCCGGCAAAACAAAAATTAAATACTCCAAAGGTGTTTACACATTGGATGGAGTAGTACTTGATACTATCTCAAGTTCTCCGATGCGCATTATTTCGACGGTTGGCAGCGACCCGGAAGGCAGTTACGTATGGTGGTCGCTGGATATGGGTGTGGCTTATGTAGATAAGAGTGCAACACCGAAAGAGTATGCTGCCGCCGAAGGTTTTATGCAGGCCTTCGCCCGTAAAGCTTACAAAGAGGATATTTTCAGGCAGATTAACCAGGCCGAAGACGTTTTAAAAGCCACCAAACTGGAGCAGGAGCGTGTGGTAAAGCAAGCCAATGATATACAGACAAGCATCGCAAAGAACCAGCAACGCAAAAAAGAGCTGGAAGCTGAACTTGTAAAGAACGCCGAAGACTTAAAGAAACTGGAGCAGGAAGTACAGAATAATATTAAAAAGCAGGAAGCCAGTAAGCAGCAGGTTCAGGAAATGGAGAAAGCTGTGGAAACTGTTCGCGCTAAGCTTTTACAAGTGAAGTAG
- a CDS encoding 6-pyruvoyl trahydropterin synthase family protein, translating to MEVTVCRKEHFNAAHRLYNASWSDEQNEAVFDKCSNPNFHGHNYELIVKLTGPVNAETGYVYDLKKLSQLLKKEVIDRFDHKNLNLDTEEFKELNPTAENIAIVIWNLLRPQISDAYALGITLYETERNFVEYNG from the coding sequence ATGGAAGTAACAGTTTGCCGGAAAGAACATTTTAATGCAGCCCACCGACTGTATAACGCCAGTTGGAGCGACGAGCAGAACGAGGCTGTTTTTGACAAATGCAGTAACCCCAATTTTCATGGCCACAACTATGAACTTATAGTGAAACTTACCGGACCTGTAAATGCCGAGACCGGTTATGTATATGATCTGAAGAAACTGAGCCAACTCCTGAAAAAAGAGGTGATCGACCGCTTCGACCATAAGAACCTGAACCTGGATACTGAAGAATTTAAAGAATTGAACCCGACCGCCGAAAATATCGCCATCGTGATCTGGAACCTGCTCCGGCCACAGATAAGCGATGCGTACGCGCTGGGAATTACACTGTATGAAACTGAACGAAACTTTGTTGAATATAATGGATAA
- the folE gene encoding GTP cyclohydrolase I FolE: protein MDNQDLEKDNEAMDDHLTGSLETPLRPDAFDLSDQEKISIIEGHFREIMHTLGLDLTDDSLKGTPRRVAKMYVKEIFHGLNPENKPDLRRFENKYKYNRMLVERDITLYSSCEHHFVPIIGKAHVAYIPGEHVIGLSKLNRIVQYYARRPQVQERMTMQIVNELKQALQTEDVAVLIEADHLCVMSRGVNDVTSGTITAEYGGLFLEEQYRSEFLSHIRRRQV from the coding sequence ATGGATAATCAGGACCTGGAAAAGGACAACGAGGCCATGGATGACCACCTGACGGGCTCACTGGAAACACCTTTGCGTCCTGATGCTTTTGATCTTTCTGATCAGGAGAAAATAAGTATAATCGAAGGACATTTCCGTGAGATCATGCACACGCTGGGCCTTGACCTGACGGACGACAGTCTGAAGGGAACGCCGCGCCGTGTAGCAAAAATGTATGTAAAGGAAATCTTCCATGGATTGAATCCGGAAAACAAACCCGACCTCCGTCGCTTCGAGAACAAGTATAAGTACAACCGTATGCTGGTTGAGCGTGATATTACCTTGTATTCTTCCTGCGAACATCACTTTGTACCGATTATTGGCAAAGCGCATGTTGCCTACATACCGGGAGAACATGTAATTGGTTTGTCTAAACTGAACCGCATTGTGCAGTACTACGCCCGCCGCCCGCAGGTGCAGGAGCGCATGACCATGCAGATTGTTAACGAACTGAAGCAGGCCCTGCAAACAGAAGACGTAGCCGTGCTGATAGAAGCAGATCACCTGTGTGTGATGAGCCGTGGCGTGAACGATGTTACCAGCGGTACCATTACCGCAGAATATGGTGGCCTGTTCCTGGAAGAGCAATACCGCAGCGAGTTTCTTAGCCACATCCGTAGAAGACAGGTTTAA
- a CDS encoding TIGR01777 family oxidoreductase — MPEKILITGGSGMIGNRLSEMLIDQGYEVAHLSRDSNKFSKYKTFRWDVKQNYIDENAITYADYIIHLAGAGVADEKWTEERKKEILRSRVDSANLLYDCLQKSDHHVKGFISASAIGIYGDSGDQLVSEESILADDFLAEVCKAWEASSWQITNLGLRTVILRLGIVLSNLGGALPQLARPVKMMAGAPLGSGKQYMSWIHIDDACRLFIRAIEDTHFSGVYNAVAPHPVTNKEFIKELAEAMHKPLVLPKVPEFALNLVLGQKSGVVLDSQRVSANKVLQTGFTFEYNYLDEALESFYDKKLK, encoded by the coding sequence ATGCCCGAAAAAATACTCATTACAGGTGGCTCCGGTATGATAGGCAATCGCCTGTCTGAGATGCTCATCGACCAGGGTTATGAAGTGGCACACCTAAGCAGGGACTCTAACAAGTTCTCGAAGTATAAAACGTTCCGGTGGGACGTAAAGCAAAACTACATTGATGAGAATGCCATTACCTACGCCGATTATATTATACACCTGGCAGGTGCGGGCGTGGCCGATGAAAAGTGGACAGAGGAGCGCAAGAAGGAGATATTAAGAAGCCGGGTAGATAGTGCTAACCTGCTTTATGATTGCCTTCAGAAATCAGATCACCATGTAAAAGGCTTTATTTCGGCATCAGCTATCGGTATTTATGGTGATTCCGGCGACCAGCTGGTATCAGAAGAAAGTATCCTGGCTGATGATTTCCTGGCTGAAGTTTGTAAAGCCTGGGAAGCGTCGTCGTGGCAGATAACCAATCTTGGTCTGCGGACCGTTATACTTCGCCTGGGCATTGTGCTGAGCAACCTGGGTGGCGCCTTGCCGCAACTGGCCAGGCCAGTCAAAATGATGGCAGGAGCTCCGCTGGGTTCAGGCAAACAGTACATGTCCTGGATACATATTGATGATGCCTGCCGCCTGTTTATCAGAGCTATTGAGGACACCCACTTTTCAGGTGTGTATAATGCCGTAGCACCACATCCGGTAACAAACAAAGAGTTTATTAAGGAGCTGGCCGAAGCCATGCACAAGCCACTGGTATTACCGAAAGTGCCCGAATTTGCCCTTAACCTGGTGTTAGGCCAGAAGAGCGGCGTAGTGCTCGATAGTCAGCGGGTAAGTGCCAACAAAGTATTACAAACCGGCTTTACCTTTGAGTATAATTACCTCGACGAGGCATTGGAATCCTTTTATGATAAGAAACTGAAGTAA
- a CDS encoding penicillin-binding protein 1A, translating into MLKEQEKIEKPNPRSAYRTFIRFAWKTFFIGFVIVVGYLLSVEFNLLYLFGSSPSLDKLENPRNDQASELYTSDGELIGKYFKENRSPIGYEKMSPMLLKALIATEDVRFYEHSGIDPQAILSAVYGGFTGDARGASTITQQLAKNLYKTRTDDSKGVLGHIPGLNVVIAKTKEWLTAIKLEQRYTKEEILAMYLNTVDFGSNSFGIKVASKTFFNVSADSLKTEQAAVLVGLLKAPTYYSPRFNPENATRRRNTVLEQMAKYNYITKASADSLSKIPLVLDYSVENHYDGPATYFRGAVAEYLQEWCKQNGYDLYRDGLKIYTTIDSRMQKHAEEAMEKQMRTLQRRFNSHWQGKNPWVDENNNEIPGFIEETIKRTSYYQRLKKKYGNDVAAINRELNTPREMKVFTWDNDSLEKKVTMSPMDSLRYYKRFLHGGMMTMDPFTGHIKAWVGGINYKYFKYDHVKQARRQPGSTFKPFVYVAAIDNGYSPCDKIVDQRITINYVEKGEKKTWSPTNADWQYTGAPMTLRRGMGKSVNSVTAQLTEKIGWETVVKYAHRLGITSPLQSVPSIGLGPSDVSIYEMVGAYSTFPNNGFHTKPMFITRIEDRNGNLIHQFVPKQKKVLSEETAFLMMHMLKGGIEEPGGTSQALWEYDLWKGNEIGGKTGTSSNHSDGWFMGVTKDLVTGVWVGGEDRSIHFRTSSLGEGSKTALPVFGLYMEKIYQDKDLGYTMGRFPGPTVKINKKYNCTTVLPRKVEPDSTMFDPNLELFDILEQLNSGTNTDSSQ; encoded by the coding sequence ATGCTGAAAGAGCAAGAAAAAATAGAAAAACCAAACCCACGTTCGGCATACCGCACCTTTATCCGTTTTGCCTGGAAAACCTTTTTTATCGGGTTTGTTATAGTAGTCGGGTACCTGCTGAGCGTTGAGTTTAACCTGCTTTACCTATTCGGTTCTTCGCCGAGCCTGGATAAACTGGAAAACCCGCGTAACGACCAGGCATCTGAACTATACACGTCCGATGGGGAGCTGATTGGTAAATACTTTAAGGAAAACCGCAGCCCGATCGGGTACGAGAAAATGTCTCCGATGCTACTGAAGGCTCTGATAGCTACCGAAGACGTGCGTTTTTACGAACACTCCGGTATCGACCCTCAGGCAATACTTTCGGCGGTTTATGGTGGCTTTACAGGTGATGCCCGTGGCGCCAGTACCATAACCCAGCAGCTGGCCAAAAACCTGTACAAAACCCGAACCGATGATTCTAAAGGTGTATTAGGGCATATTCCTGGTCTGAATGTGGTAATCGCTAAAACCAAAGAGTGGCTTACCGCTATAAAACTGGAGCAGCGCTACACCAAAGAAGAGATACTGGCCATGTACCTGAACACCGTGGATTTTGGTAGTAACTCGTTTGGTATAAAAGTAGCGTCTAAAACCTTCTTCAACGTATCTGCCGACAGCCTTAAAACAGAGCAGGCCGCCGTGCTGGTAGGGTTGCTAAAAGCCCCGACCTACTATAGCCCGCGTTTTAACCCCGAAAATGCTACCCGCCGCCGCAACACGGTACTGGAGCAGATGGCCAAATACAATTACATTACCAAAGCATCTGCCGACTCGCTGAGCAAAATTCCGCTGGTGCTGGACTATAGTGTAGAAAACCATTACGATGGACCGGCTACGTATTTCAGAGGTGCCGTTGCCGAATACCTGCAGGAGTGGTGCAAACAGAACGGGTACGACTTATACCGCGATGGTCTGAAGATCTATACAACTATAGATTCGCGGATGCAGAAACATGCCGAAGAAGCTATGGAAAAGCAGATGCGTACATTACAGCGCCGCTTTAACAGCCACTGGCAGGGCAAAAACCCTTGGGTTGATGAGAATAACAACGAGATACCGGGCTTTATTGAGGAAACAATAAAACGCACCTCTTACTACCAGCGCCTGAAAAAGAAATATGGTAATGATGTAGCCGCTATTAACCGTGAGCTGAATACGCCGCGCGAAATGAAGGTGTTTACCTGGGATAATGACTCGCTGGAGAAAAAAGTTACGATGAGCCCGATGGATTCGCTGCGCTACTATAAGCGTTTCCTGCATGGCGGCATGATGACCATGGATCCGTTTACAGGCCATATTAAAGCATGGGTAGGAGGTATCAACTATAAATACTTTAAATACGACCACGTAAAACAGGCACGACGCCAGCCTGGCTCAACGTTTAAACCATTTGTGTATGTAGCTGCTATCGATAACGGTTACTCACCTTGTGATAAGATTGTGGACCAGCGCATAACTATAAATTATGTAGAGAAAGGGGAGAAGAAGACCTGGTCGCCAACCAATGCTGACTGGCAGTATACCGGTGCCCCGATGACGTTACGCCGTGGTATGGGCAAATCAGTTAACTCTGTTACAGCGCAGCTTACCGAAAAGATAGGCTGGGAGACTGTGGTGAAATATGCACACCGCCTGGGTATTACAAGTCCGTTACAATCTGTTCCTTCTATTGGTTTGGGGCCAAGCGATGTGTCTATCTACGAAATGGTGGGCGCTTACAGTACATTCCCGAATAACGGTTTCCATACCAAGCCGATGTTCATTACCCGTATTGAGGACCGCAACGGCAACCTGATACACCAGTTTGTGCCAAAGCAGAAAAAGGTGCTGAGTGAAGAAACAGCTTTCCTGATGATGCACATGCTGAAAGGCGGTATTGAAGAACCAGGCGGAACATCGCAGGCGCTTTGGGAATACGACCTCTGGAAAGGAAACGAAATTGGTGGCAAGACCGGAACATCCTCTAACCACTCAGACGGCTGGTTTATGGGCGTTACAAAAGACCTGGTTACCGGTGTTTGGGTTGGTGGCGAAGACCGCAGCATTCACTTCCGTACCTCCAGCCTGGGAGAAGGTTCTAAAACGGCCTTGCCAGTGTTTGGTTTATACATGGAAAAAATTTACCAGGACAAAGACCTTGGCTATACGATGGGTCGCTTCCCGGGGCCTACAGTTAAGATCAACAAAAAGTATAACTGCACTACGGTTTTACCGCGCAAAGTAGAGCCAGACTCTACCATGTTCGATCCGAACCTGGAGCTATTCGATATTCTGGAACAGTTAAACTCCGGGACTAACACCGACAGTTCGCAGTAA
- a CDS encoding class I SAM-dependent methyltransferase, with translation MNNRLQLFELEDQRWFPHVIRQGMLDFLRFMISKMGAYEAALPLLQELLTKTNQTHITDLCSGAGGGIETIQKDLSRRMGQPIHVTLSDLYPNISAYQYLQTKSGGTIDFIPEPVDATAVPETITGLRTIFSSFHHFPPTIAQRILQDAADKRAAIGIFEGAQKSWVEMILLWLVFPIVIVLVTPFIRPFKLSRLFFTYIIPLIPVGIIWDGTVSLLRIYTPTHLQQMLLTIKAPDYTWRTGRVGNKPGKHVIYLIGYPS, from the coding sequence TTGAACAACCGGCTGCAACTTTTTGAACTGGAGGACCAGCGTTGGTTTCCGCACGTAATCCGGCAGGGGATGCTGGATTTTTTGCGTTTTATGATCTCGAAAATGGGCGCTTACGAAGCTGCCCTACCCCTGCTACAGGAACTATTAACTAAAACCAACCAAACACACATTACTGACCTTTGCTCCGGAGCCGGCGGCGGCATAGAAACTATACAAAAAGACCTGAGCCGGCGAATGGGGCAACCGATACACGTTACCCTCTCCGATCTTTATCCAAACATCAGTGCTTACCAGTACCTGCAAACTAAATCCGGAGGAACGATAGATTTTATACCAGAGCCAGTTGATGCAACTGCCGTACCCGAAACTATAACCGGCCTCCGAACTATATTTTCATCATTTCACCATTTTCCGCCAACTATAGCGCAGCGCATTTTGCAGGATGCCGCCGACAAACGTGCTGCCATTGGTATTTTTGAAGGTGCACAGAAAAGCTGGGTAGAGATGATCTTACTATGGCTGGTCTTTCCTATAGTTATAGTTTTAGTTACGCCATTCATCCGGCCGTTTAAACTCAGCAGGTTATTTTTTACGTACATCATTCCGCTGATACCTGTTGGCATTATCTGGGATGGAACCGTATCGTTACTACGCATTTATACGCCAACGCACCTGCAACAAATGCTACTAACTATAAAAGCTCCAGACTATACCTGGCGAACCGGCCGCGTCGGCAACAAACCCGGCAAACACGTTATTTACCTGATAGGATATCCGAGTTAG